One genomic window of Cupriavidus oxalaticus includes the following:
- a CDS encoding RidA family protein, whose protein sequence is MKILQPPDWAPPRGYANGMMAEIQAGSRLLFVSGQIGWNGKCEFETDDFGLQVAQALRNVVDVLAAGGAKPEHIARMTWYVKDKAEYVGAYGAIGQHYRAIIGRHFPAMTAVEVADLVEPRAKVEIEVTAVVPPDA, encoded by the coding sequence ATGAAAATCCTGCAGCCGCCCGACTGGGCGCCCCCGCGTGGCTACGCCAACGGCATGATGGCCGAGATCCAGGCCGGCAGCCGCCTGCTCTTTGTCAGCGGCCAGATCGGCTGGAACGGCAAGTGCGAGTTCGAGACCGACGATTTCGGCCTGCAGGTGGCGCAGGCGCTGCGCAATGTGGTCGACGTGCTGGCCGCCGGCGGGGCGAAGCCTGAACATATCGCGCGCATGACCTGGTATGTGAAGGACAAGGCGGAATATGTCGGTGCCTATGGGGCGATCGGCCAGCACTACCGCGCCATCATTGGCCGGCACTTTCCGGCGATGACGGCGGTCGAGGTGGCCGACCTCGTCGAGCCGCGCGCCAAGGTGGAAATCGAGGTGACGGCGGTCGTGCCGCCGGATGCGTAA
- a CDS encoding acyl-CoA thioesterase: protein MSPVFRSTVLVRFKHCDAAGIVFYPRYFEMLNDFIEDWFGEALGWPFDVMHGEGRAGVPTAELECRFLAPSRLGEVLTRELRVLKLGQSSFTLAIRFAGPHDDTRMEVTQRLVCVDTGSIAPQPLPEAVRQAMAAYLVATA from the coding sequence ATGAGCCCGGTCTTCCGCAGCACCGTCCTGGTGCGCTTCAAGCACTGCGACGCGGCCGGGATCGTGTTCTACCCGCGCTACTTCGAGATGCTCAACGACTTCATCGAAGACTGGTTCGGCGAAGCGCTGGGCTGGCCCTTCGACGTCATGCACGGCGAGGGCCGGGCCGGCGTGCCGACCGCGGAGCTGGAATGCCGCTTCCTGGCGCCGAGCCGGCTGGGCGAGGTGCTCACGCGCGAACTGCGCGTGCTCAAGCTCGGCCAGTCCAGCTTCACGCTGGCGATCCGCTTTGCCGGCCCGCACGACGATACCCGCATGGAAGTGACGCAGCGGCTGGTCTGCGTCGACACCGGCTCGATCGCGCCGCAGCCGTTGCCGGAGGCCGTGCGCCAGGCCATGGCGGCCTACCTGGTGGCAACGGCCTGA
- the leuE gene encoding leucine efflux protein LeuE, whose amino-acid sequence MNAFMQTAFGITDFWTYLLGTIFIVLLPGPNSMYVLSVAAQRGVRAGYKGACGVFLGDFVLMVLSAAGVASLLKASPALFYVVKYIGAAYLAWIGFSMLRGAVRNWAARGDAAATAPVGKADQSDPFRKALLISLLNPKAILFFISFFIQFVDPAFAYPALSFSVLGVVAQLCSFAYLTTIIFVGATLADAFRRRRRLSAGMSSGVGAMFIGFGAKLATATMN is encoded by the coding sequence ATGAACGCCTTCATGCAAACCGCCTTCGGCATCACCGATTTCTGGACCTACCTGCTCGGCACGATCTTTATCGTGCTGCTGCCGGGGCCGAACTCGATGTACGTGCTGTCGGTGGCGGCGCAGCGCGGCGTGCGCGCCGGCTACAAGGGCGCGTGCGGGGTGTTCCTGGGCGATTTCGTGCTGATGGTGCTGTCGGCGGCGGGCGTGGCCTCGCTGCTGAAGGCCAGCCCGGCGCTGTTCTACGTGGTGAAGTACATCGGTGCGGCCTACCTGGCGTGGATCGGCTTCAGCATGCTGCGCGGCGCGGTGCGCAACTGGGCCGCGCGCGGCGATGCGGCCGCGACTGCGCCCGTGGGCAAGGCCGACCAGTCCGACCCGTTCCGCAAGGCGTTGCTGATCAGCCTGCTGAACCCGAAGGCGATCCTGTTCTTCATTTCGTTCTTCATTCAGTTCGTCGATCCGGCCTTCGCCTATCCGGCGCTGTCGTTCTCCGTGCTGGGTGTGGTTGCCCAGCTATGCAGCTTCGCCTACCTGACCACGATCATTTTCGTGGGCGCGACGCTGGCCGATGCGTTCCGGCGCCGCCGGCGCCTGTCGGCGGGCATGTCGAGCGGGGTGGGCGCGATGTTCATCGGCTTCGGCGCCAAGCTGGCCACGGCCACCATGAACTAA
- the carA gene encoding glutamine-hydrolyzing carbamoyl-phosphate synthase small subunit, with translation MLPSFPSAILALADGTVFRGYSIGASGHTIGEVVFNTAITGYQEILTDPSYSRQIVTLTYPHIGNYGVNPEDVEATKVHAAGLIIKDLPILASNFRKEHTLAHYLKQEKVVAIAGIDTRKLTRILREKGAQNGCILAGEDNVQKAIDLARSFPGLAGMDLAKVVSVKEPYEWTQSEWALGEGYGKQDKPQFHVVAYDYGVKFNILRMLAERGCKVTVLPAQATAADALALNPDGVFLSNGPGDPEPCDYAIAATREFIERGIPTFGICLGHQIMALAVGAKTLKMKAGHHGANHPVKDLEDGRVMITSQNHGFAVDADTLPANARVTHVSLFDGTLQGFALTDKPAFCFQGHPEASPGPNDVAYLFDRFIQHMTDARK, from the coding sequence GTGTTACCGTCTTTTCCGTCCGCCATTCTCGCGCTAGCAGACGGCACGGTCTTTCGTGGCTATTCCATTGGCGCTTCCGGCCATACCATCGGTGAAGTGGTGTTCAACACCGCCATCACCGGTTACCAGGAAATCCTCACCGACCCGAGCTATTCGCGGCAGATCGTCACGCTGACGTATCCGCATATCGGCAACTACGGTGTCAATCCTGAGGATGTCGAAGCCACGAAAGTCCATGCCGCCGGCCTGATCATCAAGGATCTGCCGATCCTGGCCTCCAATTTCCGCAAGGAACACACCCTCGCGCACTACCTGAAGCAGGAAAAGGTGGTGGCGATCGCCGGCATCGATACCCGCAAGCTGACCCGCATCCTGCGCGAGAAGGGCGCCCAGAACGGCTGCATCCTGGCCGGCGAGGACAACGTGCAGAAGGCCATCGACCTGGCCCGCTCGTTCCCCGGCCTGGCCGGCATGGACCTGGCCAAGGTGGTCTCGGTCAAGGAACCGTACGAGTGGACCCAGTCCGAGTGGGCGCTGGGCGAAGGCTACGGCAAGCAGGACAAGCCGCAGTTCCACGTGGTTGCCTATGACTACGGCGTCAAGTTCAACATCCTGCGCATGCTGGCCGAGCGCGGCTGCAAGGTGACGGTGCTGCCGGCCCAGGCCACCGCCGCCGACGCGCTGGCGCTGAATCCGGACGGCGTGTTCCTGTCCAACGGCCCCGGCGACCCGGAGCCGTGCGACTACGCCATCGCCGCCACGCGCGAGTTCATCGAGCGCGGCATCCCGACCTTCGGCATCTGCCTGGGCCACCAGATCATGGCCCTGGCCGTCGGCGCCAAGACGCTGAAGATGAAGGCCGGCCACCACGGCGCCAACCACCCGGTCAAGGACCTGGAGGATGGCCGCGTGATGATCACGTCGCAGAACCACGGTTTCGCGGTCGATGCCGACACGCTGCCCGCCAACGCGCGCGTGACCCACGTGTCGCTGTTCGACGGCACGCTGCAGGGCTTCGCGCTGACCGACAAGCCGGCGTTCTGCTTCCAGGGTCACCCGGAAGCCTCGCCTGGCCCGAACGACGTGGCTTACCTGTTCGACCGCTTCATCCAGCACATGACCGACGCGCGCAAGTAA